One Dermochelys coriacea isolate rDerCor1 chromosome 21, rDerCor1.pri.v4, whole genome shotgun sequence genomic window carries:
- the LOC119846203 gene encoding suppressor of cytokine signaling 2-like — protein MKSPNAVICREKPALSIYPYGSERDGWEEARDDEDMNSSQSNCTISHLEQAGWYWGPLTAAEARRVLCPALEGSFLVRDSSSPDNLLTLSVKTSVGPTHIRICYSAGRFGFDSSVLAKPKLQSFKDAMALVQFYSLASLKQAERLGPSEQEITSLSKDPAIHLKLIKPLYVSVPALQHLCRLTINRSTRQVTALPLPRRLKDYLLKYPYVL, from the exons ATGAAGTCCCCCAATGCTGTGATCTGCAGGGAGAAGCCGGCTCTGAGCATTTACCCTTATGGCTCTGAACGGGATGGCTGGGAAGAGGCCAGGGATGATGAGGACATGAACTCATCCCAGAGCAACTGCACCATAAGCCACCTGGAGCAAGCTG GTTGGTACTGGGGTCCCCTCACCGCAGCAGAGGCTAGGCGCgttctctgccctgccctggaaGGCTCCTTCTTGGTGCGTGACAGTTCCAGCCCGGACAACCTGCTCACCCTGTCGGTCAAAACCTCTGTCGGTCCCACCCACATCCGGATCTGCTACAGCGCCGGCCGCTTCGGCTTCGACTCGTCCGTCCTGGCCAAGCCCAAGCTCCAGAGCTTCAAGGACGCCATGGCCTTGGTCCAGTTCTACTCCCTGGCCTCGCTGAAGCAAGCTGAGCGGCTGGGGCCGTCAGAGCAGGAGATCACGTCCCTGTCCAAGGATCCGGCCATCCACCTGAAACTGATCAAGCCCCTGTATGTTTCTGTGCCGGCCTTGCAGCACCTGTGCAGGCTCACTATCAACAGGAGCACCCGGCAGGTCACGGCCCTGCCCTTGCCTCGGAGGCTCAAGGACTACCTGCTGAAGTACCCATATGTGCTCTGA